The genomic window AACTACAATTGTCAATAATTTACGTCTTTTACGCATATCTTTACAAATAGCAGCTTTTTCCAGATTTTTTAGTAATGTATTACGCATTTCGATGGCGTCATTTAATGTCTTCATCGGAATGGCATTTTTCATTACGTTTTCCATGCCAAAGTAACTTGTTTCGGCTCCAGTTGCAAAAACCAAATGATCATATGATAATTCTCCATTGTTCAGTACAATTTTCTTTTCGGCCGGAACAACAGATAATAATTCACCTAAACGGAACTGCAGGTTTTTTTTACCTGCAAAAAATTTTCTAAAAGGATAACTAATACTTGAAGGCTCCAAAAAAGCCGTAGCAACTTGATATATAAGTGGTGGGAAAAAGTTATAATTATTCTTGTCTACAAGTGTTACTTGTATTTGAGGATGGTCTACAAGTTCTTTTGCCAGATTGATTCCTGCAAATCCACCTCCAATAATGACTATTTTCATATATGTTGTTAATTTAAGTAGGATTATAAAATAATTCCTTATAAATGTACAACTTTAATATACAATGACAAAAGTCATAATTATTACTTTTTGAATTTTTTAACAGGTTTTTCAACTATATCGATTTTGTTCTGCAAAATATAATTCGCCATCAATTTTTCGATTAGTTCTTCCTTTGCTAAATGATGAAAAACCGTTTTTACTTTTGTTTTTAATGCAGCCGCAATTTCATGATTTGGTTTTGTCTTGAAGATTTGTTTCGCCCACAAAAGCATATTATTTTCTTCGAGACTTGCTGCAGACGGTTTTTTAAATTCTAAAAATTTAATTCCCAATTCTCTTTCAAAATCGGCAATTTCAGCAGTTTCTTCTTGCTGCAAAACTGTTAGAGATAGTCCCTTTGCTCCTGCCCTTGCGGTTCTTCCACTTCTGTGAACATAGTTTTCGTATGTGTCAGGAAGGTGGTAATTAACCACATAAGAAATTTCTTTTACATCTATTCCTCTCGCAGCCAAATCGGTAGCGACTAAAATATTGATATGTCCTTCACGGAATTGCTCCATAATCCTGTCACGAATTCCCTGGCTCAAACTTCCATGAAGTGCTCCAGATGAGAACTTATTTATAGCCAAATTTTTAGCCAGTTTATTAACAGCAGCTTTTGTTTTGCAGAAAATAATACCGCGCTCTCCGTCTTTTGAATTCAAGAAATGCATTAAAACTTCCAATTTTTCGATCGGATCAACCACAATATATTCGTGATCAATTCCTTCGTTTCCAACAGTTTCCATATTGGCACTTACTTGAACTACATTTTTGTTCAAATAATTCTGAATCAGTTGTTTTATTGTTCCAGGAAGCGTTGCGGAAAATAATAATGTGCGATGTTTTTTAGGTAACTCAACGACAATTTCGTCAAGACTTTCTTTAAGAATAGCCACCATTTCATCTGCTTCATCTAGAACTAAATATTCTGTCTGTTTCAGATCGATTGCTTTACGCTGAATCAAATCGATTAGACGTCCGGGAGTTGCTACTACAATTTGTGCACCTTCTTTAAGTCTTTCAATTTGTGGTTTTATCGGAGTTCCTCCGCAGATTGAAGCAATAGATATATTAGGAATATATTTTGAAAAACCTTCTAAGTTTCTAAAAATCTGCTGTCCCAATTCTCTAGTAGGCACTAAAATCACAGCTTGAACCGCAGTTGATTCTGAATTGACCAATTGTAATATTGGTAAACCAAAAGCAGCTGTTTTTCCTGTTCCGGTTTTTGCTAAACCCACAACGTCATGGATTTCAGACAATAAAAGCGGAATTGTTTTTTGTTGAATTTCAGTAGGTTCAACAATGTTTAATTCGCCTAAAGCTTTTAAAATTGGCGCTGAAAGTCCTAATGTTGAGAATTGTTTAGACATAGTTATTTAGTTTTTGTTTCAAGTTTCATGTTTCAAGTTACACAGAAACTTATTAAGTTGTAAAGGAGAAATCACATTTGCTCTGAAATGCTATTTCTCCTTTTGTAAATATATTAATGTTTTAGATTTCAATAACTTGAAACATGAAACCTGAAACAAATAAAACTTAAAAATTATCAATCCGGCTCGTTCATGATTTTCTCACGATATTTTTTACCGATCAATAATGTTAATCTTTGTTTATAATCGTCGACAAGCCATTCGCGGTAGTTTTTACTGCACTGGCTCAAACATTTAGAATAACGCTTGATACGATCTTCGATATCATCATCAAGTTCTTTTGCTAATGATTTTGCTTCCTGTAAAGTTTCTGTATTGTCTACACACATTCCAGCATGCTGCTCAAGTGATTTGTCTAAAACTACTTTTGAACGAAGATTTTGTTTGATAATTAATTTATGTTCTTCATCAACATCAAAAGTAACATCGGCAGTTTTACTGAATTTAGCTCGTAATTCTGGCGGCATACTGTATTTGAAAAATAACTCAATTTCATGATCGTCACGCAGATTTTCCAAATAAAATTCAGGCGATTTAAAAATGTGCTGCCAGTTTACAGGATCACTCCATAAACCAAAACGTGCGGCATTATTTCCTAAATCAATAACTGTAAATTCGTCTTTTCCAGGTAACTTACGAGAACCACGGCCAATCATCTGAAAATAAAGCGTCAGAGATTTTGTTGCTCTATTCAAAATAATAGTTTCTACAGTCGGCTCATCAAAACCAGTTGTCAAAATTCCCACAGAAGTCAAAATCGCATCCGGAGTCTTTTTAAACCATTGCAAAATGTCTTTTCGTTCTTCAGAACTACTTGTATTATCAAGGTGTCTAATATCGTAACCTGCTTCTCTAAATGTTTCGTACACGTATAAAGAAGTATGAATACCGTTATTGAAAATCAATGTTTTCTTGCCTAAAGAACGTTCTGTGTACGCATGAAGCAATTTTTCCTGCATCAAAGTATTCGTATACAAATCATCAGATGATTTTACTGTATAATCACCATTGATACCTACTTTTAATGACGTTAAACCAACATCATAACTATAAGTAGTTGCCCTAGCCAAAAATCCTTTGTCAATTAATGAACCAATTGTATCACCAACAATAAGCTCGTGGTAACTTTGGTGCATTGGTAATTTAATATTAGAACTCAAAGGAGTTGCTGTTACTCCAAGAATAAAAGCATTTTTAAATGAGTTTAATAATTTACGAAATGAATTGTAATGTGCCTCATCAATAATAACCAAACCAATATTATCCAGATGAAGTTTTTCATCATTAATACGGTTTTTTAAAGTTTCAACCATCGCCACAAAACACGAAAAATCATTTTGGTCCGGCAGTTCTTTTACCTTACTATTGATAATTTTATTTGTAACACCAAAACCTGTCAACATCTTTGAAGTTTGTTTACAAAGTTCGATACGGTGCGTTAAAACAACCACCTTTTTATCATTATTAGATAAATAGCGGCGAACGATTTCAGAAAATATTACTGTTTTTCCTCCTCCTGTTGGAAGCTGGTACAGTAAGTGGTGTTTTGGAGGAGCATTGTCTAAACGGTCAAAAATGGCATCAATATCCCCTTTTTGATATGCATACAGTTCTTTTTTCTCTTCTCTTTCTATTTCTAAAGTGTTTTGAGACATTGTTTATTTTTGGATTTTTGCAAAAATACACCGAAAAAACAGTTATTCATCTTATTTTAACCTAAAATAAATGTTTTTTTTAAACTAAGATTTTTTATGAGAGAGGCATTTAATAGTCGATTTTCTCCAAAATGGCTTCAAAATCGTACTTATTTTTCCATTTTTGGTCTAAAGTTTCTTGCTGAATTGCATTAATTCGCAATTTATATTCGTTAAAAATGCCATTTGAAACAATAAAATTGACAGCCTGCTCAAAAGAATTAAAAATACTTTTGTAAAATAATTCTTGTTTTATCAAATTTTGAGAAGAATATGTCTGTGCAATTTCAATATTGTACAACATTATATCTGCAATAACGAACGCATCAACGCCAAGCATAATAAAATGTTTGATAAGCTTTTGAGCAACAGATCTACGCATTTTGGCTCTCGGACGCCATTTGGCACCTGGTTTTTTAATCGGAAAATATTCGTGCGAGATTTTAACTTTGGCATCCTGCAGTAATTTGTCTTCTTTCGGATTAAAAACAAAGTCATAATATACTTTTACGGGACTGAATTTTTCATACAATTCGATCAATTGTTCTTCCAGCTGTTCCTTATTTAATTCGGATAAATATTTTTTTAAATCGCGTTTGCTCATTATCAAAGTTTAAGAATACAAAAGTAAATTACTTTCTTGATACATAACTTAAAAACCAACCATAATACTTAATTTTGCTGCTATAATTTAAAAAATAGTATCAATGCTCAAGATTTTTAAAGTTACAGCCATCCTGGAAGGAATTTCTTATTTAGTTTTATTCGCTAATATGCTTATTATCAAAACGAATAATCCTGAACTTTATCATACCTTATTACGTCCGTTAGGAATGACACATGGTGTTTTATTTATCGGATATATTATTTTGGCTTTTTTATTGAAAAAATCTCAAAATTGGGATTTAAAAACTTTCGGAATCATCCTTATTGCATCTCTTATTCCATTTGGAACTTTCTACGTTGAGAAAAAATACCTAGAAAATGCATAAGCTTTTGGATAAAGTATTCAATTTTTTATATCCTGTTTTTAGAGATTGGGGAATGAGCCGCAACTTTGCGTCTTATATCAGTTTGATCTTTAATATTGTTATTTTAATAGCATTGGCATACGTTATTTACTATGCTGCCAAATTTATTTTAGTGACCCTGACTGCAGTTTTTGCACAGCGTACTAAAACAAAATTTGACGACTATTTAATCCAAAACAAAACCACTAGATATACCGCTTATTTAATTCCGTTTTTCTTTATTTATAAAGCAGTTCCAATTATTTTAGACAAGTACGATTATTGGGAATTATTGTTCGGGAAAATAGTTGGTATTTATATCGTCTTACTTGGCTTATGGATCGTTAGAACCGTTTTTAACAGCTTACGAGATTATTTAAAGCAAAAGCCAGAATACAGCGACAAACCGATCGATAGTTTCGTTCAGGTAATTATGATTGTCCTTTGGATTTTTGGAGTTGCACTTATTATTTCAACTTTATTCGGAATCAAAAAAGGGGAACTTTTAACCATTCTGGGAACGCTTTCGGCAATTATTATCTTGATTTTCAGAGATACCATTCTTGGATTTGTTTCCAGTGTTCAGGTTGCAATCAACGATATGGTTCGTATTGGCGACTGGATTACAATGGATAAATTTGGTGCCGATGGAGATGTTATCGAAATCAATTTAACAACGGTTAAAGTTCGAAACTTCGATAATACCATTACCACAATTCCGACTTATGCCTTAAGTTCAGATTCTTTTCAGAACTGGCGCGGTATGCAGAAATCTGAAGGAAGACGTATTAAAAGACATGTTTTAATAAAAAGCAGTAAGATTCGTTTTCTAAATGACGAAGATTTACAGCAAATGCGGAAGATTCAGCTTGTAACAGCTTATATTGACAGCAGGCAAGCCGAGATTGAAAAATACAACGATTTGAGAGGTGTTGACAAAACGCTTTCGCTAAATGGACGTAATATGACCAATTTAGGTTTGTTCCGAAAATACATCATGCAATATTTGATGGATCATCCAGGATTGAATAAAAACATGCATATTATGTGCAGACAGCTTCAGTCAACCGCGCAGGGAGTTCCATTGGAAATTTATGTTTTTTCAAGTGATAAACGCTGGGCAAACTACGAATATATTATGTCAGATATTTTCGACCACGTTATGGCTTCTGTAGGTTATTTTGATTTGGAAATATTTGAACTTCCTTCTCAGATTGGAAAATTAGAATAGTTTTTTTGTTTCAAGTTTCAGGTTTCAAGTTATCGCAAAGAACCTGAAACCTGAAACCTGAAACCTGAAACAAATCCCCTACTCCTCTATTCTCTCAAAAATAAACTCGGCATTATTGTACTCAATCGGAACTTCGGGTACAAAACAGGGAAGATTGAAGTAGGTTCCGATAACACCTTTCCCTAAGTAAAGTTTGTTATCCTTCTTTAAAAGTGCCAGCGGAACTCTTTTCCAGCTTCCGCCAAAAGAAATGTAATGATAATCGCCGCGGAGGGTATCTCCTTTCAGATCGCCTCTTACATCTCCAGAATCTTTTCCATATCCGTAACGAGAAATTTCATATTGGCCATAAAAACGTTTGTCGTTCATATGAATATCTAAAACCGCAGTATCTTTATTGTTTACAGCACGATAAATGACCTGATTGTATTTGTCTTTATCTTCTTTTGAATTACAGGAAATTACAAGTAGGCTGAGAAATATAAATAATCGCATATTTTTATTTTATAAAAAACAAAAATAGGTTTTTACTGTGGGATTATTTATTTAACTTTAAAGAAAAAACATGGCAGATAGAGACACTTTTTTAAAAGAATTCAGAGGCGAAACTTTAGGAACTATAAGTGCTCAATCTTCTCCAGATGAGATCTTTCAAAATCAAACCATTCGACCTATTTTAAAGCTTCAAAACGACTTATTTGTAGCGGTTTTTATAAATTATGTAAATAAAAACAAACCCGATTTTTATTCGTATTCTGTTGAAAGGAAACTGCAGACAATTGAAAATTCGATTCAAAAAGATATTAAGTTCAGAAATTCTTTAAAAGGGATTGTAATGGCGCTTTTTACCATTCAAGAGTATGATACTTATATTCAGAACTCTTCAAGTTTAAACAAACGAATGATGAATTTGTTGATAGATCGTTTGAAAAATCAAGTGCAGTTGTTTGAGGTGGAAGCTAAATAAAGGTACTAAGAGTCTAAGATTCTAAGTTTTTTTAACTCAGAATCTTAGTGTCTCACTTTATTAATATCTCAAAAGCTCAAGCAAAACTTCTTCAAAACGATTTCTCGGCAAAAACTGATCTTCAAGAGCTTTTGTAAAAGGAATTGGAGAATCTAAACTGGCAACTCTTTTTACGGGAGCATCCAGATATTCGAAACAATTTTCCATAATCAAAGCAGAGATATCACTTGCAATTCCACCAAACATAGTGTCTTCTTGGTAAATTATCGCTTTTCCTGTCTTTTTTACTGATGCAAAAATTGTTTCGGTGTCTAAAGGCTGTAAAGTTCTTAAATCAATTAAATCGGCATCAATTTCTGGGTTTTGTGCTAAAGTTTCTAAAGCCCAGTGTACTGGTGCACCAAAAGTAATTATCGTAACTGCATTTCCTTCTTTTAATACAGCTGCTTTTCCAAACGGAATCGTGTAGTAATCTTTAGGAACATCTTGATAAATACTTCGGTACAATAATTTATGTTCAAAAAACAATACTGGATTCGGATCATTAATAGCTGTGTTTAAAAGTCCTTTTGCATCGTATGGAAATGCTGGATAAACTACCTTTAAACCAGGAGTTTTGGTAAACCACGCTTCATTGGTCTGCGAATGGAAAGGTCCTGCCTGAGTTCCGCCTCCGCAAGGCATACGAACAACAACATCTGCTTTTTCGCCCCAGCGGTAATGTGATTTTGCCAATAAATTCACAATCGGATTAAACCCTGTCGAAACAAAATCGGCAAACTGCATTTCTACAATCGCTTTATAATTATTGATTGATAACCCCATTGCTGTAGACACAACCGCGCTTTCGCAGATTGGTGTATTACGAACGCGGTCTTTTCCAAAAAACTCCACAAAGCCGTCTGTTATTTTAAAAGCACCGCCATATTCTGCAATATCCTGCCCCATAATAACCAGATTTCTATGACGCTGCATAGATTCGTTTAATCCGTTTCGAATGGCGTCAATAAAACGAATATTTTCGTTTTCTGCTTCTGTGCTAACTTCTTCAAATTGATAAGGTTTATAAACATCATCTAATTCTCCGCTGTAAGTTGCTTCGATTTCAGGTTCAGCATTTGCCATTGCCCAATTCTCGTCAATTTCTTGCTTGATTTCGGCGTGAAATTGCTCGTCTAATTCTGAAGTTAGAATACCATTTTCAGTCAAATATTTTCTGTAATTGGTAACTGGATCTCTTTGTTCCCATTGATCCATTAATTCCTGAGGAACATATTTTGTACCACTCGCCTCCTCGTGTCCGCGCATCCTGAAAGTTTTAAATTCTAATAAAACCGGACGCGGATTTTCCTGCATTTCTTTTTTAAGCTGAGACAATTTGTTATAAACTTCAACAATATTATTTCCGTCAATAATCCAGCTTTCGATTCCGTAGCCAATTCCTTTGTCAGCAAGGTTTTCGCAGGCATATTGTTCATTGGTCGGCGTTGAAAGTCCGTAGCCGTTATTTTCAATTATAAACATTACTGGAAGCTTCCAAACGGCAGCAATATTCAAAGCCTCATGAAAATCTCCCTCACTTGTTGCGCCTTCGCCTGTAAAAACGGCTGTAATTTTTTTATTGTTTTGAAGTTTATCCGCTAAAGCGATTCCGTCAGCAATTCCTAACTGCGGGCCGAGATGCGAAATCATTCCAATAATATTATATTCCTGTGTTCCAAAGTGAAAACTTCTATCACGGCCTTTTGTAAAACCGTTTGCTTTTCCCTGCCATTGCGAAAATAAACGATGAAGCGGAATTTCTCTTGTGGTAAAAACACCTAAATTTCGGTGCATTGGAAGTATATATTCTGACTGATCTAAAACAGCCGTAACACCAACAGCAATAGCTTCTTGCCCGATTCCGGAGAACCATTTAGAAACTTTTCCCTGACGAATCAAGATCAGCATCTTTTCTTCGATTAGTCGGGGTTTTAATATTTTTTTATAGAGGTCTAATAATTGAGCGTCAGTAAGGTTTTGTCGGTAAAAAATCATCTAATTTTTTGTTTTTAGGTGTTTCAAATATAACAATTTGCGTTAATTTTATTCAATTCTGAAATATTTTTTTAATCAGGAATCTGCTTTTAATGTCTGAGCTTAAGATTATTTTCTAAAATATTCTATACCTTTGTTAGCGAAAGGTGCTTATGACACCTTTTGTTCTTAAATATAAAATGTAAAGTATGCAAAACATTCCTAGTGTAGACTTACGTGATTTCCTTTCGGACGACCCGAAACGTAAACAAAAATTTGTAAATGAAATCGGCAGTGCATTTGAAAACATTGGCTTCGTAGCCTTAAAAGGTCATTTTCTTGATGATCAATTGGTGAACGAACTTTATGGTGAAATTAGAAACTTTTTCGCCTTGCCAATAGAAACTAAGCATAAATATGAAATTCCTGGAATCGGCGGACAAAGAGGTTATGTTTCTTTTGGAAAAGAACATGCTAAAGGCCGCAAAGAAGGAGATTTAAAAGAATTTTGGCATTTTGGTCAATACGTTGACGCAGATTCAAGATGGGCTTCGGAATATCCAGATAATGTTGAAGTTACTGAATTACCTCGATTTAACGCGGTTGGTAAAGAAGCGTATCAAAAATTAGAAAAGACAGGTGTTTATGTTTTAAGAGCTTTGGCTTTGCATTTAGGTCTTGACGAATTCTATTTTGATAACTATGCAAAAGAAGGAAACTCAATTTTAAGACCAATCCACTACCCTCCAATTACATCTGAGCCAGAAAACGCTATTCGTGCAGCGGCTCACGGTGATATCAATCTTATTACTCTATTAATGGGAGCTCAAGGTAAAGGATTACAAGTTCAAAATCATAACGGTGAATGGATTGATGCAATTGCTGAGGATGACGAATTGGTAATTAATGTTGGTGATATGTTGTCAAGACACACAAACAATAAATTAAAATCTACAATTCACCAAGTGGTAAATCCGCCGAGAGAATTATGGGGAACTTCACGTTATTCAATTCCGTTCTTTATGCATCCTGTAAGCGATATGCGTTTAGATTGTCTTGAAAACTGTATTGATGAAGAAAACCCAAAGAAATTTGAAGATATTTCTGCGGGAGAGTTTTTACACGAACGTTTAGTAGAGTTAGGTTTAATTAAAAAATAAACTTAAATAAATTCCAATATAAAATTCCAAATTCCAATCTTCTGTTGGAGTTTGGAATTTAATTTTTATGAACTATATTTATTGAGATTTATTTTTAGAATAAAAAACTTATGGACTTTAAAGATCAATTAAAGAATTTATTTCCAGATCATGTAGAATCAAATGAACCAGAGCAAGTTGAAGAACAAGAACACGTTCTCTATGTTCAAAAAGAACCTATGATCTGTAAGTTTGAAAAAAGAAAAGGAAAACCAACAACCATTATTGAAGGTTATGAAGGCTCTGACGAAGATTTTAAAATCTTAGCCAAAGAAATCAAAACCAAATTAAGCGTTGGCGGAACTTTTAAAGATGATTCCATTATTATTCAAGGCGATTACCGTGATAAAATTATGGCAATCTTAAAAGAAAAAGGATTTAAAACCAAACGTGTAGGTGGCTAAAAAGTTTCAAGTTTCAGGTTCCAAGTTCTTCAAGGCAACCTGAAACCTGAAACTTGAAACTTGAAACAAAAAAAAACTTAGTACCTCAGAACCTTAGCAACTTAAAAAAAAATGATCCAATCATCAGAATTAATACTAAATCCAGACGGAAGTGTTTATCATTTAAACCTTCGTCCTGAACATATTGCACACGACATTATTTTTGTCGGTGACCAAAATAGAGTTGAAAAAATCACTCAGTTTTTCGATTCAATCGAATATTCCACTCAAAAAAGAGAATTTAAAACCCAAACTGGAATTTACAAAGGAAAAAGAATCTCTGTAATTTCTACCGGTATTGGTCCAGATAATATCGATATCGTCTTAAATGAACTAGATGCCCTAGTTAATATCGATTTAAAGACGCGTGAGCCAAAAGAAACGTTAACTTCACTAAATATTATCAGAATCGGAACTTCTGGTTCTCTTCAGGCAGATATTCCTGTAGACAGCTTTGTAATGTCAAAATTTGGATTAGGTTTAGATAATATGCTCCGCTCCTATTTAATTGACGACGTGTCGATTACCGAAATAGAAGATGCTTTCGTAAAACATACCAATTGGGATCCTAGAAAAGGAAAACCGTATGTAACAAATTGTTCTGAAAAATTAGAAAAATTAATAGAATCTAATAGAATATTTAAAGGAATTACAGCAACTGCAGGAGGATTTTACGGTCCGCAGGGACGAGTTTTACGATTAAATATTCAAGACGAAGAATTAAATAATAAAATGGATAATTTTAGTTTTAATGAAACTAAAATCACTAATTTAGAGATGGAAACAGCAGCAATCTACGGACTTTCTGCGCTTCTTGGGCACAATGCTTTGTCGCTTAATGCTATTATCGCCAATCGTGCTTCGGGAACTTTTAGTGAAGATCCATATAAAGCTGTAGATGAATTAATTGGTTATACATTGAATAAGCTCGCTGGTAACTAATTGGATAATTCGTTAAATTAGGAAATGAGATAATTATAAAAATCCTGAATTATGTTTTTGAGAGTGGCAAGACACACCAATAATCTAGAAAAGATCGAAGATTTTTATGTCAATATTCTTGGTTTCGAACGGTTAGGCGGTTTTGAAAAACATAATAATTATGATGGAATTTTTATAGGAAAACCAGGTTTAGACTGGCATTTTGAATTTACAAAATCTGAATTAGAAGCCAAGCATACTTTTGATGAAGATGATATTATTGTACTTTATCCTAAAACAATGTCAAATTATAACGAGTTAATACATAGCCTTACACGCAGCAATATCGAAGTGATACAAGCG from Flavobacterium fluviale includes these protein-coding regions:
- a CDS encoding DEAD/DEAH box helicase, which gives rise to MSKQFSTLGLSAPILKALGELNIVEPTEIQQKTIPLLLSEIHDVVGLAKTGTGKTAAFGLPILQLVNSESTAVQAVILVPTRELGQQIFRNLEGFSKYIPNISIASICGGTPIKPQIERLKEGAQIVVATPGRLIDLIQRKAIDLKQTEYLVLDEADEMVAILKESLDEIVVELPKKHRTLLFSATLPGTIKQLIQNYLNKNVVQVSANMETVGNEGIDHEYIVVDPIEKLEVLMHFLNSKDGERGIIFCKTKAAVNKLAKNLAINKFSSGALHGSLSQGIRDRIMEQFREGHINILVATDLAARGIDVKEISYVVNYHLPDTYENYVHRSGRTARAGAKGLSLTVLQQEETAEIADFERELGIKFLEFKKPSAASLEENNMLLWAKQIFKTKPNHEIAAALKTKVKTVFHHLAKEELIEKLMANYILQNKIDIVEKPVKKFKK
- a CDS encoding DEAD/DEAH box helicase, whose translation is MSQNTLEIEREEKKELYAYQKGDIDAIFDRLDNAPPKHHLLYQLPTGGGKTVIFSEIVRRYLSNNDKKVVVLTHRIELCKQTSKMLTGFGVTNKIINSKVKELPDQNDFSCFVAMVETLKNRINDEKLHLDNIGLVIIDEAHYNSFRKLLNSFKNAFILGVTATPLSSNIKLPMHQSYHELIVGDTIGSLIDKGFLARATTYSYDVGLTSLKVGINGDYTVKSSDDLYTNTLMQEKLLHAYTERSLGKKTLIFNNGIHTSLYVYETFREAGYDIRHLDNTSSSEERKDILQWFKKTPDAILTSVGILTTGFDEPTVETIILNRATKSLTLYFQMIGRGSRKLPGKDEFTVIDLGNNAARFGLWSDPVNWQHIFKSPEFYLENLRDDHEIELFFKYSMPPELRAKFSKTADVTFDVDEEHKLIIKQNLRSKVVLDKSLEQHAGMCVDNTETLQEAKSLAKELDDDIEDRIKRYSKCLSQCSKNYREWLVDDYKQRLTLLIGKKYREKIMNEPD
- a CDS encoding DUF6155 family protein; translation: MSKRDLKKYLSELNKEQLEEQLIELYEKFSPVKVYYDFVFNPKEDKLLQDAKVKISHEYFPIKKPGAKWRPRAKMRRSVAQKLIKHFIMLGVDAFVIADIMLYNIEIAQTYSSQNLIKQELFYKSIFNSFEQAVNFIVSNGIFNEYKLRINAIQQETLDQKWKNKYDFEAILEKIDY
- a CDS encoding DUF3817 domain-containing protein encodes the protein MLKIFKVTAILEGISYLVLFANMLIIKTNNPELYHTLLRPLGMTHGVLFIGYIILAFLLKKSQNWDLKTFGIILIASLIPFGTFYVEKKYLENA
- a CDS encoding mechanosensitive ion channel family protein; translation: MHKLLDKVFNFLYPVFRDWGMSRNFASYISLIFNIVILIALAYVIYYAAKFILVTLTAVFAQRTKTKFDDYLIQNKTTRYTAYLIPFFFIYKAVPIILDKYDYWELLFGKIVGIYIVLLGLWIVRTVFNSLRDYLKQKPEYSDKPIDSFVQVIMIVLWIFGVALIISTLFGIKKGELLTILGTLSAIIILIFRDTILGFVSSVQVAINDMVRIGDWITMDKFGADGDVIEINLTTVKVRNFDNTITTIPTYALSSDSFQNWRGMQKSEGRRIKRHVLIKSSKIRFLNDEDLQQMRKIQLVTAYIDSRQAEIEKYNDLRGVDKTLSLNGRNMTNLGLFRKYIMQYLMDHPGLNKNMHIMCRQLQSTAQGVPLEIYVFSSDKRWANYEYIMSDIFDHVMASVGYFDLEIFELPSQIGKLE
- a CDS encoding glyoxalase, whose amino-acid sequence is MADRDTFLKEFRGETLGTISAQSSPDEIFQNQTIRPILKLQNDLFVAVFINYVNKNKPDFYSYSVERKLQTIENSIQKDIKFRNSLKGIVMALFTIQEYDTYIQNSSSLNKRMMNLLIDRLKNQVQLFEVEAK
- a CDS encoding alpha-ketoacid dehydrogenase subunit alpha/beta; this encodes MIFYRQNLTDAQLLDLYKKILKPRLIEEKMLILIRQGKVSKWFSGIGQEAIAVGVTAVLDQSEYILPMHRNLGVFTTREIPLHRLFSQWQGKANGFTKGRDRSFHFGTQEYNIIGMISHLGPQLGIADGIALADKLQNNKKITAVFTGEGATSEGDFHEALNIAAVWKLPVMFIIENNGYGLSTPTNEQYACENLADKGIGYGIESWIIDGNNIVEVYNKLSQLKKEMQENPRPVLLEFKTFRMRGHEEASGTKYVPQELMDQWEQRDPVTNYRKYLTENGILTSELDEQFHAEIKQEIDENWAMANAEPEIEATYSGELDDVYKPYQFEEVSTEAENENIRFIDAIRNGLNESMQRHRNLVIMGQDIAEYGGAFKITDGFVEFFGKDRVRNTPICESAVVSTAMGLSINNYKAIVEMQFADFVSTGFNPIVNLLAKSHYRWGEKADVVVRMPCGGGTQAGPFHSQTNEAWFTKTPGLKVVYPAFPYDAKGLLNTAINDPNPVLFFEHKLLYRSIYQDVPKDYYTIPFGKAAVLKEGNAVTIITFGAPVHWALETLAQNPEIDADLIDLRTLQPLDTETIFASVKKTGKAIIYQEDTMFGGIASDISALIMENCFEYLDAPVKRVASLDSPIPFTKALEDQFLPRNRFEEVLLELLRY
- a CDS encoding isopenicillin N synthase family dioxygenase — encoded protein: MQNIPSVDLRDFLSDDPKRKQKFVNEIGSAFENIGFVALKGHFLDDQLVNELYGEIRNFFALPIETKHKYEIPGIGGQRGYVSFGKEHAKGRKEGDLKEFWHFGQYVDADSRWASEYPDNVEVTELPRFNAVGKEAYQKLEKTGVYVLRALALHLGLDEFYFDNYAKEGNSILRPIHYPPITSEPENAIRAAAHGDINLITLLMGAQGKGLQVQNHNGEWIDAIAEDDELVINVGDMLSRHTNNKLKSTIHQVVNPPRELWGTSRYSIPFFMHPVSDMRLDCLENCIDEENPKKFEDISAGEFLHERLVELGLIKK
- a CDS encoding translation initiation factor; translated protein: MDFKDQLKNLFPDHVESNEPEQVEEQEHVLYVQKEPMICKFEKRKGKPTTIIEGYEGSDEDFKILAKEIKTKLSVGGTFKDDSIIIQGDYRDKIMAILKEKGFKTKRVGG
- a CDS encoding nucleoside phosphorylase, producing the protein MIQSSELILNPDGSVYHLNLRPEHIAHDIIFVGDQNRVEKITQFFDSIEYSTQKREFKTQTGIYKGKRISVISTGIGPDNIDIVLNELDALVNIDLKTREPKETLTSLNIIRIGTSGSLQADIPVDSFVMSKFGLGLDNMLRSYLIDDVSITEIEDAFVKHTNWDPRKGKPYVTNCSEKLEKLIESNRIFKGITATAGGFYGPQGRVLRLNIQDEELNNKMDNFSFNETKITNLEMETAAIYGLSALLGHNALSLNAIIANRASGTFSEDPYKAVDELIGYTLNKLAGN
- a CDS encoding VOC family protein, whose amino-acid sequence is MFLRVARHTNNLEKIEDFYVNILGFERLGGFEKHNNYDGIFIGKPGLDWHFEFTKSELEAKHTFDEDDIIVLYPKTMSNYNELIHSLTRSNIEVIQALNPYWNENGKMIQDPDGYRIVVSSLKAIINEIE